A DNA window from Malus domestica chromosome 12, GDT2T_hap1 contains the following coding sequences:
- the LOC103413489 gene encoding uncharacterized protein, whose product MLKKLQLVRMSASLIKIAYDERQRGAVTSQQHNSVVNCCGFIIRNFCPMRWESWAKIPEETKTLVRDNLEVVFEMEDISPEVSAYLEETLASRYKDWKSALHKHFQLWESPEIARLQGCPLEYKERREDWEWLCTHFTDPKFLKKSAAGKKARDSKTLLHHSGSKPFSYRVEARREEGSKFPQIDLFKHVYVHPNNENNDQLYGDMVEKSTAILQEATSQLPPETPIEDIIVPKDADVQIVTEVLDQKFGRRHGKVVRCTGKAGVRETGASSSRLSTGEVNSLKEEVTTLRGQVAAQGERMNMIL is encoded by the exons ATGTTGAAGAAGCTACAGCTTGTACGTATGTCTGCCTCCTTGATCAAGATTGCGTATGATGAGCGACAGCGTGGAGCGGTTACCTCACAGCAGCATAACAGCGTCGTTAATTGCTGTGGTTTTATTATTAGGAATTTTTGTCCTATGCGGTGGGAGAGTTGGGCAAAAATTCCCGAGGAGACGAAGACCCTGGTGCGAGACAATTTGGAg GTCGTTTTTGAAATGGAGGACATATCCCCTGAGGTCAGTGCCTACTTAGAGGAGACCTTAGCAAGCCGGTACAAAGATTGGAAGAGCGCTCTTCACAAGCATTTTCAGCTATGGGAATCTCCGGAGATTGCTCGCCTACAGGGTTGCCCACTCGAGTATAAGGAACGGCGAGAGGATTGGGAGTGGCTCTGCACACATTTTACGGATCCAAAATTTTTG AAGAAATCTGCTGCTGGCAAGAAAGCTCGGGACTCAAAGACACTTCTCCACCATTCCGGTTCGAAGCCCTTTTCGTATAGGGTTGAGGCACGACGTGAG gagGGTTCTAAGTTCCCACAGATTGACCTGTTCAAGCATGTTTACGTTCATCCCAACAATGAGAACAATGACCAGCTTTAT GGTGATATGGTGGAAAAGAGCACTGCTATTCTCCAAGAAGCAACATCGCAGCTTCCCCCGGAGACCCCGATTGAGGACATCATTGTACCCAAGGATGCAGATGTTCAGATCGTGACTGAGGTCCTGGATCAGAAGTTCGGTCGTCGTCATGGTAAGGTTGTTCGGTGTACGGGGAAGGCGGGGGTTCGTGAAACAGGTGCCTCTTCTTCCAGATTGTCCACAGGAGAGGTCAATTCCTTGAAGGAGGAAGTGACAACCCTAAGAGGTCAGGTTGCGGCCCAGGGCGAGAGGATGAATATGATTCTTTAG
- the LOC103449464 gene encoding putative polyol transporter 1 (The RefSeq protein has 1 substitution compared to this genomic sequence): protein MADRRAEENAVTGGPQNTSIEDFDPPMKPKTSKFAIACALLACTTSVLLGYDIGVMSGASLYIQKNLKISDVQVEVLAGTLNIYSLLGSAFAGRTSDWIGRKYTIVLAGVIFLVGALLMGFATNYAFLMVGRFVAGVGVGYGMMIAPVYTAEISPASFRGFLTSFPEVFVNVGILLGYIANYAFSKLPLHLGWRFMLGVGGVPAIFLTVGVLFMPESPRWLVMQGRLGDAKKVLQRTSESKEECQLRLDDIKEAAGIPPHLNDDIVQVTKSSHGEGVWKELILHPTPAVRHILIAAVGIHFFEQASGIDTVVLYSPRIFAKAGITSSNHKLLATVAVGFTKTVFILVATFFLDKFGRRPLLLTSVGGMVFSLMFLGVGLTIVDHHKGSVPWAIGLCMAMVYFNVAFFSIGLGPITWVYSSEIFPLKLRAQGVSIGVACNRVTSGVVSMTFISLYKAITIGGAFFLYAGISAAAWIFFYTMLPETQGRTLEDTEVLFGKYHRWRKANAMLKERKQVDGDDNNNAQVF, encoded by the exons ATGGCTGACCGGAGGGCGGAAGAGAATGCCGTCACCGGCGGACCGCAGAATACGAGCATTGAAGATTTTGATCCTCCAATGAAGCCGAAAACTAGCAAGTTCGCTATTGCCTGTGCTCTTTTGGCTTGCACAACTTCAGTCTTACTGGGTTATG ATATTGGTGTAATGAGTGGAGCGTCACTCTTTATCCaaaaaaatcttaaaatcaGTGATGTTCAAGTCGAAGTGCTTGCTGGTACTCTAAACATCTACTCCCTCCTCGGCTCCGCCTTTGCCGGCAGAACCTCCGATTGGATTGGCCGCAAGTACACCATTGTTCTTGCGGGAGTCATCTTCTTGGTCGGAGCTCTCCTCATGGGATTTGCCACCAACTACGCCTTCCTCATGGTTGGCCGGTTTGTTGCAGGAGTCGGTGTTGGCTATGGTATGATGATTGCTCCTGTCTACACTGCCGAGATCTCTCCGGCATCGTTCCGTGGCTTCCTCACATCTTTCCCAGAG GTGTTTGTCAATGTTGGCATATTACTGGGGTACATAGCCAACTATGCCTTCTCCAAGCTCCCGCTTCACTTGGGCTGGCGGTTCATGCTCGGAGTTGGTGGAGTTCCAGCTATTTTTCTCACAGTCGGCGTCCTATTCATGCCCGAGTCTCCTCGGTGGCTGGTTATGCAGGGGCGACTGGGCGACGCTAAGAAAGTCCTCCAAAGAACTTCAGAGTCCAAGGAGGAGTGCCAGCTCAGGCTAGACGATATCAAAGAAGCCGCAGGAATCCCACCCCACTTGAACGACGACATTGTTCAGGTCACAAAAAGCAGCCACGGTGAAGGCGTATGGAAAGAACTGATCCTCCATCCTACCCCAGCCGTTCGCCATATTTTAATCGCAGCCGTCGGTATCCACTTCTTCGAACAAGCGTCCGGTATAGACACTGTGGTTCTGTACAGCCCAAGGATCTTTGCTAAGGCAGGTATCACCTCCTCCAATCATAAGCTACTCGCCACCGTTGCCGTTGGATTCACCAAGACCGTTTTCATCTTGGTGGCCACATTTTTCCTCGACAAGTTCGGACGGCGTCCGTTGTTACTGACCAGCGTGGGCGGAATGGTCTTTTCCCTCATGTTTCTCGGAGTTGGCCTTACAATCGTCGACCATCACAAAGGTTCAGTCCCCTGGGCTATCGGATTGTGCATGGCCATGGTATATTTCAATGTGGCATTTTTCTCAATCGGGCTAGGGCCCATCACGTGGGTATATAGCTCTGAGATCTTCCCCTTGAAGCTACGCGCTCAAGGAGTCAGTATCGGTGTGGCTTGTAATAGGGTTACGAGTGGGGTCGTCTCTATGACATTTATTTCACTGTACAAGGCCATCACGATTGGCGGGGCCTTCTTTCTTTATGCGGGAATTTCTGCTGCTGCTTGGATTTTCTTTTATACGATGCTGCCGGAAACTCagggcagaaccctagaagatACGGAGGTCCTGTTTGGTAAATACCACAGGTGGAGAAAAGCCAATGCAATGCTCAAGGAGAGAAAGCAAGTTGATGGTGACGACAACAACAATGCCCAAGTTTTctag
- the LOC103449538 gene encoding heat shock cognate 70 kDa protein-like, whose product MSCNSYCWNRKRKYILMNNGVLPLGNPYSCLHRALFHLHHSVLFLLPSSFAGNIISSAPPRINNNISDHLFPSHGCREENHAVGIDLGTTHSRVAVWHKDHVEIILNDQGNRKTPSYVAFSETDERLVGDQAFNQVVRNSANSIYDTKRLLGRKFSDTFVQSHVNLWPFKVIEGPADNPMIVVTHNGQEKRVSIEEITSMVLEKMRKIADTYLGSTVKNAVITVPAYFNDSQRQATKDAGVSAGLNVMCIINEPSAAAIAYGLHKKAGWTRMRNVLIFDLGDGTLDVSLLTMTSSGDFQVKATVGDTHLGGEDFDNRMVNYCVEEFKSKYKLDVSRNFRALRRLKNQCEKAKKGLSFESDIEIEIDCLCENTRTDFTIIIIRAQFEHLNLDLFMKCMEPVEKCLREANMNISSVDDVVLAGGSSRIPKVQQLLQEVFKGKELCKGINPDEAVAYGAAVCGCHSSATFCGGYRL is encoded by the exons ATGAGCTGCAACAGTTACTGTTGGAACAGGAAGAGAAAATACATCTTGATGAACAACGGAGTACTGCCATTAGGCAACCCATACAGCTGCCTCCACCGCGCATTATTTCACCTACACCACAGCGTATTATTTCTCCTCCCATCTTCTTTTGCTGGCAATATTATTTCATCTGCACCACCAcgtattaataataatatttccGATCATCTATTTCCCTCTCATGGCTGCCGCGAAGAAAACCATGCAGTTGGGATTGATCTGGGAACAACGCATTCCCGTGTAGCCGTGTGGCACAAAGATCATGTAGAAATCATACTGAACGATCAGGGCAACAGGAAGACTCCATCTTATGTTGCATTCTCTGAAACTGATGAGAGGTTGGTAGGTGACCAAGCATTTAATCAAGTCGTGAGAAACAGCGCCAACTCAATCTATG ATACAAAGCGGTTACTTGGTAGGAAATTCAGTGACACCTTTGTTCAAAGTCATGTCAATCTGTGGCCATTCAAGGTCATTGAAGGTCCAGCTGACAACCCAATGATTGTGGTTACCCACAATGGCCAAGAGAAACGAGTTTCTATTGAAGAAATCACATCCATGGTTCTGGAAAAGATGCGGAAGATTGCTGATACCTACCTGGGCTCAACTGTGAAAAATGCAGTTATCACTGTCCCCGCTTACTTCAATGACTCACAGCGTCAGGCTACAAAAGATGCTGGTGTTTCTGCTGGCTTAAATGTGATGTGCATTATTAACGAACCAAGTGCTGCTGCCATTGCTTATGGCCTTCACAAGAAGGCCGGTTGGACTCGCATGAGAAATGTGTTGATATTTGATTTGGGTGATGGTACTTTAGATGTGTCATTGCTTACCATGACTAGTTCTGGTGATTTTCAAGTCAAGGCAACGGTTGGAGACACTCACCTTGGGGGTGAAGACTTTGATAACAGAATGGTCAACTATTGTGTTGAGGAATTCAAGAGCAAGTATAAATTGGATGTTAGTAGAAACTTTAGAGCTCTTAGGAGGTTAAAAAATCAATGTGAGAAGGCAAAAAAGGGACTCTCATTTGAATCTgatattgaaattgaaattgactGTTTGTGCGAGAATACGCGTACTGATTTCACCATAATTATTATTCGTGCTCAATTTGAACACCTAAACTTGGATTTATTCATGAAGTGTATGGAGCCTGTTGAGAAGTGTTTGAGGGAGGCTAACATGAACATAAGCAGTGTGGATGACGTTGTTCTTGCTGGTGGCTCTTCTAGAATTCCAAAGGTGCAACAGCTACTACAGGAGGTTTTCAAGGGGAAGGAGCTGTGCAAGGGCATTAATCCAGATGAGGCTGTGGCATATGGCGCCGCTGTTTGTGGATGTCACTCCTCTGCCACTTTTTGTGGAGGGTACAGATTATGA